CTATCGATACGTCCGCCCAAAGCTCGACCGTCATCGTCGCTATCCATGTAGCGAAGATCAGCTTTGATCTTCCCGGGGCCCACTGGAATCGAATAGTTCGCCCCCACGAAGTGTTGGTGGTAGACCTGTTCCAGCTCTGCATATTGATAGGTCAGTAGCAGGTCTTTTGTGAGCTGGTAATCCAAGCCGCCCAGCCAGAAGGCGTCACCTTCGGTATTGCCTGTGAAACGACGGTTTTTGTTGTTTAGTGTGATCGGTACGCGGTCTGTCGAGTCGCGATCGGTTTGGCGCTCGAAGCGGGCACCGATGAAGGACAGCGAATCGAATTCTTTGCTGGTGAGCAGGCCGCCCTCAAAGGTCTGGGGAAGGAGGCGGCCAGTGTTGGCCTGAACAGTGGGCAGCTTGGGGATCAGAGTGCCGTATTTAAGCTCTGTCTCGGATAGGCGCATCTTGCCAGTCAGGCCCAGGCGGCTGAACTCGTCAGCAGCGCGACCATCATCATGAGTCGGTAACAGGCCAGTACCGGTTCGATCGGGACTTGAGTCCAGCTTCAGGCCGAGCATGCCCAGAGCATCGACCCCAAAACCGACTGGCCCTGGTGTGTATCCGGACTTCGCATCGAGAATGAAACCATGGGCCCATTCTTCGCGCTTTGACTGGCCAGCACCGTCACGGAAATCGCGGTTGATGTAGAAGTTCGTCGTTTGCAAGGTGACCTTGCTGTCGTCGATAAAACCATCCCCATAGGCCATAGCTGCGGCCAGGCAAGGAGTAACGGCGAGAAGCTTGCAACCAATCTTGTTTTTGTTATGCATGTGCTGCTCCATCGATTGGAACGTGGGGTATAGGCGTGCCTCCCGGCACGCCAGGATCAGGAAAAAAAGAGGTTCAAGCGGTGCGGAAAATCATGCAGACCGGGCTGCCGGTCTGGATCTGATGCTCCAGCAAAGCCAGTTCGCCTTTCGGGCTAATGGAGAATGTCTTGATGTTGTCGCTGTCTTCGTTAGCGACGAACAAGAAGCGACCGTTAGGGGACGCGGTCATGAACCGAGGCTTCTTGCCGTGGCTAGGTACGTTGCCGATCGGGTTGATCTTCCCGGTAGGCTGATCCACCGAATAAATGGTCACGCTGTCATGCCCGCGATTTGAAGAGAACAAATGTACTCCATCCGGTGCAATGACCAGCGCTGCTGCACGGCTGTCCCCTACAAAGTCCTGAGGGAGGGCTGGAACCATCTGGAATGGAACCAGGGAGCCGTCATTCTGGTTGTAGCGGTAGCTGGTGATCGTGCTGTCCAGTTCGTTCACGACGTAAGCAAATGACCCGGTCGGAGAGAACACCACATGTCGAGGTCCGGCCCCCTCGCGTGCCTTGATTTCATGCGCTAGTTCAGGCTTCAGTGCGGTCCCGTTCTGCTTCAAATCGAACACAAAGACTTTATCCAGTCCTTTGTCCGGGACCACCAGGAAGCGGCCCGATGGATCGCGTGGGATCATGTGCGGGTGGGAGCTCGCCTGCTCGATCTTGTGCGGGCCAGGGTTGCCCGGAAGGTCGTATTTGCTGATGACGGGTTGCAGGTGGCCGGTCTTATCGAACGGCAGAATGACAATGCTGCCGGTGGCATAGTTGGCCACAGCGAGGAATTTGTTGCTCTTGTCCACGGTAAGATGGACGGGGTTGTTCCCTTCGCAACTAACCGAGCTCACCTTCGTGAGCGTTCCGCTGGCTGGCTCAATTTGGAATGAGCTGACAATGGACTGGTCGCCATGCACGCAGAACAGCAGGTTCTGGGTTTGGTCGAGGCACAGGAAGGATGGGTTCGTCAGATCGCCGACGGTTTGAACCAGTTCGGAGCGACCTGTCTGCGGGTCATGTCGATAAACCGTGATGCCTGCACCGCGGGCGTTACGCTCGCGAGTGGTTCTGGAGCCCACATAGACAATTTGGGTTTTGTTCGAGTTGGCAGGCTGCATAGCGTTCTTCTCAGGTCCTGATTTGGCATCTGCCGCTCCCGCGCCGAGGCCCAAAATGGTTGCCGCAGCGACGATGGAAGTAGAAGAGAGCAGCGTGCGTCGAGAAATGGCGGGTGAGAACGGTGATGGGCACATAGCAAAATCTCATCGTTGTTTTTGTTGTGATGAGTACCGCCGACCTTCGAAGGTCGGCGGTAGCTGAGCAATCAGTACTTCGACGGTACGAGCACCCAGCCTTCCATCAGGCGACGGGCGCTTCGGCTCATGACGGCCTTGTCCACAATCCAGTTGCCATCGACTTGGGTGGTCTGCGCGCCTACGGCAACGGTGCCGGCGGTGTGGCCCATGTTGACTTGGCGTTCACCGATATCGCCGACGATACGGTTGACCAGCGTGCCTTCCAGAGCGGCCGCCACGGCAACGGCTACAGCGCCAGTGCCGGTGATTGCGTGGTGCAGTTTGCCCATGGAAAGGATGCGGGCGATCACATCGATCTCGCCGGCTTCGACTGTCTTGCCACCGGCAGCGCCGTAGGTTTGCGGCGGAGCTACCAGGCAGAGCTTCGGCGTGTGAGGGCGAAGGCGCGTTGCTTCTTCAGCGGTAGCCGCCAGACCCATGGCCACGGTGCAGTGTGCGCGGATGGTTTCCAGCGATTGCAGCAGTTCGGCGTTGCCGTTGACCTGGTCTTGGGTCTCGGTCCCGGTCAGGCCAACGCGCTGGGCGTCGACGAAGATCGTCGGGTTGCCTGCGTTGAGCAATGTTGCCGGCAAGCCTGGGAAGCCAGGGATATCCAGTTCATCCACGACATTGCCGGTTGGCAGAATGCTGCCGCCCGAACCGCCAGGCTGAAGGAATTCCACGACGATTTCGGCAGCAGGGAAGGCGACGCCATCCAGCACGAAATCACCTTCTTCAACGACCTCGCCATCCTTCATCGGGACATGGGCGATGATGCGTTTCTGAATATTGGCCTGCCAGATGCGGATGGTGGCGATGCCGTCACGAGGCGCATCGACGAGCCCTTGGCGAATGGCGAAAGGACCGACGGCTGCGCTCAGGTTGCCGCAGTTACCGGACCAGTCGACAACCGGGTTTTCGATTGCCGGGGCGCCGAACAGGTAGTCAACATCGCAATCGGTACGACCCGATTTACCGATGATGACGACCTTGCTGGAGCTGGAGGTGGCAGCACCCATGCCGTCGATCTGCTTGCCATAAGGATCCGGACTGCCAATGACGCGAAGCATCAGTGCATCGCGCTCTGGGCCTGCAGCCGGAACATCTTGCTCAAGGAAAAAGACGCCCTTACTGGTGCCGCCGCGCATGAATACGGCAGGGATTCGAACTTGAGTCATTACACTGCTCCTTCCAATTGCTTCGCTTTAGCAGCCTTGTCCATGCTCTCCACCAGCAGCTGCGGCAGCAGGCCGCCGCGGCGGAAGTAGCGCACGTCTTCATGTGTATCCAGGCGGCTGGTGACGGTTACGTTTTCAGTGGAGCCATCTGCACGCTCAATGACGAGTAGCAGCTTGTCGCCAGGCGCGAAGGTGTCGTTGATGCCTTCCACCGAGAACTTCTCGTGACCGGTCAGGCCCAGCGTCTTGCGAGTTACACCTTCTGGGAACTGCAGCGGGAGGATGCCCAGGCCAGCCAGGTTGGTGCGGTGGATGCGCTCGAAGCTCTCGGCCACGACAACGCGCACGCCCAGCAGGCGAGGGCCTTTGGCTGCCCAGTCACGCGACGAACCACTGCCGTACTCCTTGCCTGCCACTACTATCAGAGGCTGCTTGCGATCGGCATAAGCTTGGGCGGCTTCGAACACGGTGCTCACGCGGTTTTCCGGCAGCAGCAGCGTCCAAGGGCCTTCGCGGCCGTCAGTCATCAGCTCGTTCTTCAGGCGAGGGCTTGCGAAGGTGGCGCGCTGTGCGGCTTCGTGGTTGCCGCGACGAGTGCCATAGGAGTTGAAGTCATCAACACCAATGCCGTGGCCTTTCAAATACGAACCTGCGTCGCTGTCCGGCAGGATGGCGCCCGACGGCGAGATGTGGTCGGTCGTAATGTTGTCCGCCAGCATCACCAGAACGCGCATGTCTTTCAGGTCGCGTTGAGGGTCGGTAGCAGTCAGCTCATCGCTCCAGTACGGCGGCTTGCGGATGTAGGTGCTGCTCTGGTCCCAGGCGTACTGATCGGTAACGCCGGCGCGCAGGTCAGAGGCGATGACGCCCGCTTCGCGAGGTACCGAGCTGTAAGCCTTGTCGAACAGGTCGGCCGACAGTGCTTTCTTCTCGATCTCGTCCAGCTCTTGATCCGAAGGCCACAGCTCGCTGAGGTAAACCGGCTTGCCTTCGGCGTCGGTGCCGAGCGCATCCACTTGCGGGTCGATGCGGTAGGTGCCAGCAATCGCGTACGCCACGATCAGGGGAGGGGACATGATGAACACTTCACGAGCCAGCGGGTGTACGCGACCTTCGAAGTTGCGGTTACCGGAGGTCGCTGCAACGGTTTCCAGCTTGCGAGTGCGAATTTCGTCCTCGATCTCTTTGCTGAGCAGAGGGCCGGACATGCCGTTGCAGGTCGTGCAGCCGTAACCAACAACGTTGAAGCCCATGTTGTCGAGGTCCACGTTCAGACCTGCACGGTCCAGGTAGTCGGCGACCACCTTGGAGCCGGGTGCGAAGGAAGTCTTGACCCATGGAGCACGACGCAGACCGCGCTTGAGTGCATTGCGGGCGACCAGGGCCGCAGCGATCACGCCACGGGGGTTGGAGGTATTGGTGCAGCTGGTGATGGCGGCAATCACGACCGAGCCGTTATCCAGGTCGGTAGGGACGTCTTTTGCTGCTTCGCCTTTACCCAGCAGGATGCGCTGGTGAGGTTGTTTCGGGCCGGCAATCGCACGACCAACGGTGCTCAGGTCGAGGGTGACGACACGGTCGTATTCGACCGATTCCAGGCTGTCATGCCACAGACCTTGATGTTTGGCATAAGCCTCGGTCAGCTCGGCAATCTCACCGCCGCGACCGCTGAGTCGCAGGTAGTGCAGGGTGCGATCGTCGATCGCGAACATTGCTGCGGTAGCGCCGAACTCAGGAGCCATGTTGGACAGGGTGCCACGGTCCGCCAAGGACAGGGCGGCAACGCCTGGGCCATGGAATTCCAACACGCTGCCGATTACGCCGGCTTTGCGCAGGCTTTCGGTCAAGGCAAGCGCGATGTCGGTAGCAACGTAGCCCGATGGCGGGACGCCTTCCAGTCGGACGCCGACGATTTCTGGAACCCGCATCATCAGGGCTTTGCCCAGCATTGCGGCTTCTGCCTCGATGCCACCAACACCCCAGCCCAGCACGCCGATGCCGTTGATCATGGTGGTGTGGCTGTCAGTGCCGACTAGCGTATCTGGGAATGCCCACAGATCACCTTCAACTTCACGAGTGCCGATGACGGTGGTC
The Pseudomonas putida genome window above contains:
- the acnA gene encoding aconitate hydratase AcnA produces the protein MSKHIGQTLAVNGRDYRVCNVSEAVKAIGGDFARLPMSLRILAENVLRTEAEPNEALKVICTRSKNSDIPFRPARVVLQDLLGTPALVDLAGLRDAVAKAGGDPRQVNPVTPTHLVVDHSLNVERWGDASALADNEAIERERNAERFAFLDWCNKAFNNLSIVPSGNGILHQINLERLTTVIGTREVEGDLWAFPDTLVGTDSHTTMINGIGVLGWGVGGIEAEAAMLGKALMMRVPEIVGVRLEGVPPSGYVATDIALALTESLRKAGVIGSVLEFHGPGVAALSLADRGTLSNMAPEFGATAAMFAIDDRTLHYLRLSGRGGEIAELTEAYAKHQGLWHDSLESVEYDRVVTLDLSTVGRAIAGPKQPHQRILLGKGEAAKDVPTDLDNGSVVIAAITSCTNTSNPRGVIAAALVARNALKRGLRRAPWVKTSFAPGSKVVADYLDRAGLNVDLDNMGFNVVGYGCTTCNGMSGPLLSKEIEDEIRTRKLETVAATSGNRNFEGRVHPLAREVFIMSPPLIVAYAIAGTYRIDPQVDALGTDAEGKPVYLSELWPSDQELDEIEKKALSADLFDKAYSSVPREAGVIASDLRAGVTDQYAWDQSSTYIRKPPYWSDELTATDPQRDLKDMRVLVMLADNITTDHISPSGAILPDSDAGSYLKGHGIGVDDFNSYGTRRGNHEAAQRATFASPRLKNELMTDGREGPWTLLLPENRVSTVFEAAQAYADRKQPLIVVAGKEYGSGSSRDWAAKGPRLLGVRVVVAESFERIHRTNLAGLGILPLQFPEGVTRKTLGLTGHEKFSVEGINDTFAPGDKLLLVIERADGSTENVTVTSRLDTHEDVRYFRRGGLLPQLLVESMDKAAKAKQLEGAV
- a CDS encoding OprD family porin, which codes for MHNKNKIGCKLLAVTPCLAAAMAYGDGFIDDSKVTLQTTNFYINRDFRDGAGQSKREEWAHGFILDAKSGYTPGPVGFGVDALGMLGLKLDSSPDRTGTGLLPTHDDGRAADEFSRLGLTGKMRLSETELKYGTLIPKLPTVQANTGRLLPQTFEGGLLTSKEFDSLSFIGARFERQTDRDSTDRVPITLNNKNRRFTGNTEGDAFWLGGLDYQLTKDLLLTYQYAELEQVYHQHFVGANYSIPVGPGKIKADLRYMDSDDDGRALGGRIDSRAISGMFTYSLGGHALGLGLQKMNGSTSMPYLDGTDPYLVNFVQLNDFAEPGERSWQLRYDYNFAALGIPGLTFMTRYLRGDQADAATITGEGHEWERNTELQYVVQSGALKNVSVRWRNASYRSSFARGADENRLIVSYTFPIF
- the prpF gene encoding 2-methylaconitate cis-trans isomerase PrpF; this translates as MTQVRIPAVFMRGGTSKGVFFLEQDVPAAGPERDALMLRVIGSPDPYGKQIDGMGAATSSSSKVVIIGKSGRTDCDVDYLFGAPAIENPVVDWSGNCGNLSAAVGPFAIRQGLVDAPRDGIATIRIWQANIQKRIIAHVPMKDGEVVEEGDFVLDGVAFPAAEIVVEFLQPGGSGGSILPTGNVVDELDIPGFPGLPATLLNAGNPTIFVDAQRVGLTGTETQDQVNGNAELLQSLETIRAHCTVAMGLAATAEEATRLRPHTPKLCLVAPPQTYGAAGGKTVEAGEIDVIARILSMGKLHHAITGTGAVAVAVAAALEGTLVNRIVGDIGERQVNMGHTAGTVAVGAQTTQVDGNWIVDKAVMSRSARRLMEGWVLVPSKY
- a CDS encoding lactonase family protein, giving the protein MCPSPFSPAISRRTLLSSTSIVAAATILGLGAGAADAKSGPEKNAMQPANSNKTQIVYVGSRTTRERNARGAGITVYRHDPQTGRSELVQTVGDLTNPSFLCLDQTQNLLFCVHGDQSIVSSFQIEPASGTLTKVSSVSCEGNNPVHLTVDKSNKFLAVANYATGSIVILPFDKTGHLQPVISKYDLPGNPGPHKIEQASSHPHMIPRDPSGRFLVVPDKGLDKVFVFDLKQNGTALKPELAHEIKAREGAGPRHVVFSPTGSFAYVVNELDSTITSYRYNQNDGSLVPFQMVPALPQDFVGDSRAAALVIAPDGVHLFSSNRGHDSVTIYSVDQPTGKINPIGNVPSHGKKPRFMTASPNGRFLFVANEDSDNIKTFSISPKGELALLEHQIQTGSPVCMIFRTA